One Onychomys torridus chromosome 17, mOncTor1.1, whole genome shotgun sequence genomic window carries:
- the Ndufa13 gene encoding NADH dehydrogenase [ubiquinone] 1 alpha subcomplex subunit 13 yields the protein MAASKVKQDMPPPGGYGPIDYKRNLPRRGVSGYSMFAVGIGALLFGYWRIMRWNRERRRLQIEDLEARIALMPLFQAEMDRRTLQILRENLEEEAVIMKDVPDWKVGESMFHTTRWVPPILEELYGLRSKEELDNARFGFSFYM from the exons ATGGCGGCATCGAAGGTGAAGCAGGACATGCCCCCACCAGGGGGCTACGGCCCCATCGACTACAAGCGGAACCTGCCTCGCCGGGGAGTGTCGG GCTACAGCATGTTTGCTGTGGGCATTGGAGCCTTGCTCTTCGGCTACTGGAGAATAATGAGGTGGAACCGGGAGCGCAG GCGCCTGCAGATCGAGGATTTGGAGGCCCGGATCGCCCTCATGCCGCTCTTCCAGGCAGAGATGGACAGGAG GACCCTGCAGATTCTTCGGGAGAACCTGGAGGAGGAGGCTGTCATCATGAAAGATGTGCCTGACTGGAAG GTGGGTGAATCTATGTTCCACACCACGCGCTGGGTGCCACCCATCCTCGAAGAGTTGTACGGGCTGCGCTCCAAGGAGGAGTTGGACAACGCCAGATTCGGCTTCTCTTTTTACATGTAG
- the Yjefn3 gene encoding yjeF N-terminal domain-containing protein 3 isoform X2, whose protein sequence is MLVGWGKWARDDGPATETPRGSGLARAFSQIWAAILESVPFLRLSVLHDSARSTSEAAALERELLDEYRFGRQQLVELCGHASAVAVTKAFPLSSLSRKQRTVLVVCGPEQNGAVGLACARHLRVFEYQPSIFCPVRAADTLHRDLTTQCEKMDIPFLSFLPAEVRLIDDAYGLVVDAVLGPGVRPAEAGGPCARALATLKRLSIPLVSLDVPSGWDAEAGDDAKDAVQPDVLVSFAAPKSCAGRFSGRHHFVAGRFVPEDVRRKFGLRLPKYAGTDCVAAL, encoded by the exons ATGCTTGTGGGATGGGGAAAGTGGGCAAGAGATGATGGACCCGCCACTGAAACTCCTCGTGGATCGGGACTGGCCAGAGCCTTCAGCCAGATCTGGGCAGCCATCCTCGAGTCTGTTCCCTTTCTGCGCCTCAGCGTGTTGCACGACTCTGCCCGCAGCACCTCGGAGGCGGCCGCCCTGGAGCGGGAGCTGCTGGACGAGTATCGCTTTGGGCGCCAGCAGCTGGTGGAACTATGCGGACACGCCAGTGCGGTGGCTGTGACGAAG GCGTTCCCCTTGTCCTCGCTGTCGCGCAAGCAGAGGACGGTGCTGGTCGTGTGCGGTCCGGAACAGAACGGCGCTGTGGGGCTGGCATGTGCCCGGCACCTTCGGGTGTTC GAGTACCAGCCCAGCATCTTCTGCCCGGTGCGTGCAGCCGACACGCTGCACCGCGACCTGACCACGCAGTGCGAGAAGATGGACATCCCCTTCCTGTCTTTCCTGCCCGCCGAG gtGCGGCTCATCGATGACGCGTACGGGCTGGTGGTGGACGCAGTGCTAGGCCCCGGAGTGCGGCCAGCGGAGGCGGGCGGGCCCTGCGCGCGAGCGCTGGCCACGCTGAAGCGGCTTTCCATCCCGCTCGTGAGCCTGGACGTCCCCTCAG GCTGGGACGCCGAGGCTGGAGACGACGCGAAGGACGCGGTGCAGCCCGACGTGCTAGTGTCCTTCGCTGCGCCCAAGAGCTGCGCCGGCCGCTTCTCCGGGCGCCACCACTTTGTGGCCGGCAGGTTCGTGCCTGAGGACGTGCGCCGCAAGTTTGGCCTGCGCCTGCCAAAATATGCCGGCACCGACTGCGTGGCCGCGCTGTAA
- the Yjefn3 gene encoding yjeF N-terminal domain-containing protein 3 isoform X3, whose protein sequence is MSSSACSDKGPGEAPEERRFLRAFSQIWAAILESVPFLRLSVLHDSARSTSEAAALERELLDEYRFGRQQLVELCGHASAVAVTKAFPLSSLSRKQRTVLVVCGPEQNGAVGLACARHLRVFEYQPSIFCPVRAADTLHRDLTTQCEKMDIPFLSFLPAEVRLIDDAYGLVVDAVLGPGVRPAEAGGPCARALATLKRLSIPLVSLDVPSGWDAEAGDDAKDAVQPDVLVSFAAPKSCAGRFSGRHHFVAGRFVPEDVRRKFGLRLPKYAGTDCVAAL, encoded by the exons ATGAGCAGCAGTGCATGCAGCGACAAGGGCCCAGGAGAGGCGCCAGAGGAGAGGCGCTTTCTCAG AGCCTTCAGCCAGATCTGGGCAGCCATCCTCGAGTCTGTTCCCTTTCTGCGCCTCAGCGTGTTGCACGACTCTGCCCGCAGCACCTCGGAGGCGGCCGCCCTGGAGCGGGAGCTGCTGGACGAGTATCGCTTTGGGCGCCAGCAGCTGGTGGAACTATGCGGACACGCCAGTGCGGTGGCTGTGACGAAG GCGTTCCCCTTGTCCTCGCTGTCGCGCAAGCAGAGGACGGTGCTGGTCGTGTGCGGTCCGGAACAGAACGGCGCTGTGGGGCTGGCATGTGCCCGGCACCTTCGGGTGTTC GAGTACCAGCCCAGCATCTTCTGCCCGGTGCGTGCAGCCGACACGCTGCACCGCGACCTGACCACGCAGTGCGAGAAGATGGACATCCCCTTCCTGTCTTTCCTGCCCGCCGAG gtGCGGCTCATCGATGACGCGTACGGGCTGGTGGTGGACGCAGTGCTAGGCCCCGGAGTGCGGCCAGCGGAGGCGGGCGGGCCCTGCGCGCGAGCGCTGGCCACGCTGAAGCGGCTTTCCATCCCGCTCGTGAGCCTGGACGTCCCCTCAG GCTGGGACGCCGAGGCTGGAGACGACGCGAAGGACGCGGTGCAGCCCGACGTGCTAGTGTCCTTCGCTGCGCCCAAGAGCTGCGCCGGCCGCTTCTCCGGGCGCCACCACTTTGTGGCCGGCAGGTTCGTGCCTGAGGACGTGCGCCGCAAGTTTGGCCTGCGCCTGCCAAAATATGCCGGCACCGACTGCGTGGCCGCGCTGTAA
- the Yjefn3 gene encoding yjeF N-terminal domain-containing protein 3 isoform X4, giving the protein MSSSACSDKGPGEAPEERRFLSTSEAAALERELLDEYRFGRQQLVELCGHASAVAVTKAFPLSSLSRKQRTVLVVCGPEQNGAVGLACARHLRVFEYQPSIFCPVRAADTLHRDLTTQCEKMDIPFLSFLPAEVRLIDDAYGLVVDAVLGPGVRPAEAGGPCARALATLKRLSIPLVSLDVPSGWDAEAGDDAKDAVQPDVLVSFAAPKSCAGRFSGRHHFVAGRFVPEDVRRKFGLRLPKYAGTDCVAAL; this is encoded by the exons ATGAGCAGCAGTGCATGCAGCGACAAGGGCCCAGGAGAGGCGCCAGAGGAGAGGCGCTTTCTCAG CACCTCGGAGGCGGCCGCCCTGGAGCGGGAGCTGCTGGACGAGTATCGCTTTGGGCGCCAGCAGCTGGTGGAACTATGCGGACACGCCAGTGCGGTGGCTGTGACGAAG GCGTTCCCCTTGTCCTCGCTGTCGCGCAAGCAGAGGACGGTGCTGGTCGTGTGCGGTCCGGAACAGAACGGCGCTGTGGGGCTGGCATGTGCCCGGCACCTTCGGGTGTTC GAGTACCAGCCCAGCATCTTCTGCCCGGTGCGTGCAGCCGACACGCTGCACCGCGACCTGACCACGCAGTGCGAGAAGATGGACATCCCCTTCCTGTCTTTCCTGCCCGCCGAG gtGCGGCTCATCGATGACGCGTACGGGCTGGTGGTGGACGCAGTGCTAGGCCCCGGAGTGCGGCCAGCGGAGGCGGGCGGGCCCTGCGCGCGAGCGCTGGCCACGCTGAAGCGGCTTTCCATCCCGCTCGTGAGCCTGGACGTCCCCTCAG GCTGGGACGCCGAGGCTGGAGACGACGCGAAGGACGCGGTGCAGCCCGACGTGCTAGTGTCCTTCGCTGCGCCCAAGAGCTGCGCCGGCCGCTTCTCCGGGCGCCACCACTTTGTGGCCGGCAGGTTCGTGCCTGAGGACGTGCGCCGCAAGTTTGGCCTGCGCCTGCCAAAATATGCCGGCACCGACTGCGTGGCCGCGCTGTAA
- the Yjefn3 gene encoding yjeF N-terminal domain-containing protein 3 isoform X1, producing the protein MQRQGPRRGARGEALSQSARLWLRLPFQTMLVGWGKWARDDGPATETPRGSGLARAFSQIWAAILESVPFLRLSVLHDSARSTSEAAALERELLDEYRFGRQQLVELCGHASAVAVTKAFPLSSLSRKQRTVLVVCGPEQNGAVGLACARHLRVFEYQPSIFCPVRAADTLHRDLTTQCEKMDIPFLSFLPAEVRLIDDAYGLVVDAVLGPGVRPAEAGGPCARALATLKRLSIPLVSLDVPSGWDAEAGDDAKDAVQPDVLVSFAAPKSCAGRFSGRHHFVAGRFVPEDVRRKFGLRLPKYAGTDCVAAL; encoded by the exons ATGCAGCGACAAGGGCCCAGGAGAGGCGCCAGAGGAGAGGCGCTTTCTCAG AGTGCGCGCCTCTGGCTGAGGCTGCCATTTCAAACCATGCTTGTGGGATGGGGAAAGTGGGCAAGAGATGATGGACCCGCCACTGAAACTCCTCGTGGATCGGGACTGGCCAGAGCCTTCAGCCAGATCTGGGCAGCCATCCTCGAGTCTGTTCCCTTTCTGCGCCTCAGCGTGTTGCACGACTCTGCCCGCAGCACCTCGGAGGCGGCCGCCCTGGAGCGGGAGCTGCTGGACGAGTATCGCTTTGGGCGCCAGCAGCTGGTGGAACTATGCGGACACGCCAGTGCGGTGGCTGTGACGAAG GCGTTCCCCTTGTCCTCGCTGTCGCGCAAGCAGAGGACGGTGCTGGTCGTGTGCGGTCCGGAACAGAACGGCGCTGTGGGGCTGGCATGTGCCCGGCACCTTCGGGTGTTC GAGTACCAGCCCAGCATCTTCTGCCCGGTGCGTGCAGCCGACACGCTGCACCGCGACCTGACCACGCAGTGCGAGAAGATGGACATCCCCTTCCTGTCTTTCCTGCCCGCCGAG gtGCGGCTCATCGATGACGCGTACGGGCTGGTGGTGGACGCAGTGCTAGGCCCCGGAGTGCGGCCAGCGGAGGCGGGCGGGCCCTGCGCGCGAGCGCTGGCCACGCTGAAGCGGCTTTCCATCCCGCTCGTGAGCCTGGACGTCCCCTCAG GCTGGGACGCCGAGGCTGGAGACGACGCGAAGGACGCGGTGCAGCCCGACGTGCTAGTGTCCTTCGCTGCGCCCAAGAGCTGCGCCGGCCGCTTCTCCGGGCGCCACCACTTTGTGGCCGGCAGGTTCGTGCCTGAGGACGTGCGCCGCAAGTTTGGCCTGCGCCTGCCAAAATATGCCGGCACCGACTGCGTGGCCGCGCTGTAA
- the Tssk6 gene encoding testis-specific serine/threonine-protein kinase 6, which produces MSGDKLLSELGYKLGRTIGEGSYSKVKVATSKKYKGTVAIKVVDRRRAPPDFVNKFLPRELSILRGVRHPHIVHVFEFIEVCNGKLYIVMEAAATDLLQAVQRNGRIPGSQARELFSQIAGAVRYLHDHHLVHRDLKCENVLLSPDERRVKLTDFGFGRQAHGYPDLSTTYCGSAAYASPEVLLGIPYDPKKYDVWSLGVVLYVMVTGCMPFDDSDIAGLPRRQKRGVLYPDGLELSERCKSLIAELLQFSPSARPSAGQVSRNGWLRAGDSG; this is translated from the coding sequence ATGTCGGGCGACAAGCTCCTGAGTGAACTTGGCTATAAGCTGGGCCGCACGATAGGTGAGGGCAGCTACTCCAAGGTGAAGGTGGCCACCTCCAAGAAGTATAAAGGGACGGTGGCCATCAAGGTGGTGGACCGTCGGCGAGCGCCTCCAGACTTCGTCAACAAGTTTCTGCCTCGAGAGCTGTCCATCCTGCGGGGAGTACGGCACCCGCACATCGTGCACGTCTTCGAGTTCATCGAGGTGTGCAACGGGAAGCTGTACATCGTCATGGAGGCAGCAGCCACCGACCTGCTGCAGGCAGTGCAGCGCAACGGGCGCATCCCGGGCTCACAGGCGCGCGAACTCTTCTCCCAGATCGCGGGTGCCGTGCGCTACCTGCACGACCACCACCTGGTGCACCGCGACCTCAAGTGCGAAAACGTGCTGCTGAGCCCGGACGAGCGCCGCGTCAAGCTCACGGATTTCGGTTTCGGCCGTCAGGCGCACGGCTACCCAGACCTGAGCACCACCTACTGCGGCTCGGCCGCCTATGCGTCACCTGAGGTGCTCCTGGGCATCCCCTACGACCCCAAGAAATACGACGTATGGAGCCTGGGCGTTGTGCTCTACGTCATGGTCACCGGGTGCATGCCCTTCGATGACTCGGACATTGCTGGCTTGCCCCGGCGCCAGAAGCGCGGTGTGCTCTACCCCGACGGCCTCGAACTGTCGGAACGATGCAAGTCCTTGATCGCCGAGCTGCTACAATTTAGCCCATCCGCCCGGCCCTCGGCGGGCCAGGTGTCGCGCAATGGCTGGCTGCGGGCCGGGGACTCCGGCTAG
- the Cilp2 gene encoding cartilage intermediate layer protein 2, producing the protein MASPLPLFSLCIAVAHLAGARDATSTEERAAAAQGLLGRPPDPSQPSPALEDWEEASEWTSWFNVDHPGGDGDFESLAAIRFYYGPARVCPRPLALEARTTDWALPASVGERVHANPARGFWCLNREQPRGRRCSNYHVRFRCPLEATWGAWGAWGLCSKSCGPGRRLRRRSCQSSSGDTCPGSPQEAQKCVRSRCPGCSSDTCGCPDHILLGSVVTQSGRQLPGARVFLRARPGIVATSDTHGTFRVPGVCAGSQANVSAQMNGFSAGTAQAHANSSNSAMVTIVLKELGKPYLLKHPESQVQEVGQKVTFCCKASGTPMPKKYSWFHNGTLLDQRQHGSGPHLELRGLRKDQAGEYHCKAWNEAGTVRSRAAQLTVLAPGQPACDPRPQEHLIKLPDDCGQSSDSPAYLDVGLCADTRCPGPLGSTPRCGDAGSRCCSVLRLESREIRCSGYVLPVKVVAECGCRKCTPRRGLVRGRVVAADSGEPLRFANILLGLAPIGFTSYQGDFTIEVPPATERLVVTFVDPSGEFVDSVRVLPFDPRGAGVYLEVRALRKAAAVLLDAGRGGAIPLGGREEEAAAPALGELVLPPGTFRYPDGRPYVGPVEARVTFVDPRDLASASAASSDLRFLDSSGELAPLRTYGMFAVDLRAPGSAEQLHAERAAVRVDAEHVRMPGHAEALALWSLEPETGLWEVEGAEPGGGGFRREEVAARVRREERAFLVGALTVRERRLFNLDVPERRRCFVKVRAYGTDRFAPAEQVQGVVVTLLNLEPAPGFTGNPRAWGRFDSAVTGPNGACVPAFCDAERPDAYTALVTATLGGEELEAAPSRPRASAATVGVAQPYLERLGYQRTDHDDPAFKRTGFRLNLARPRAGRESEARGPVYPWRRLRDCEDAPVSDSHFRFSRVEADKYEYDVVPFREGAPASWTGDLLAWWPNPQEFRACFLKVRLQGPQEYMVRSHNAGGTHDATRGRLYGLRDTRSVRHPERPGASAACVEFKCGGMLFDQRRVDRTLVTVTPQGSCRRVAVNTLLQDYLARHPPLAPDGDDLTAFAMLAPLDALGHNYGVYTVTDQSPRLAKEIAIGRCFDGSSDGFSREMKADAGTAVTFQCREPPARPSLFQRLLENPESALGDIRREMGQATRDSRVAQTQARDNPFGVRPGQ; encoded by the exons ATGGCCTCACCGCTgcccttgttctctctctgcaTCGCAGTCGCGCACCTCGCGGGAGCGCGAG ACGCCACCTCCACCGAGGAGCGCGCCGCGGCCGCCCAGGGGCTTCTAGGACGGCCGCCAGACCCCAGCCAGCCCTCGCCAGCCCTGGAGGACTGGGAGG aggccagcgAGTGGACGTCGTGGTTCAACGTGGACCACCCGGGAGGAGATGGCGACTTCGAGAGCTTGGCCGCCATCCGCTTCTACTACGGCCCGGCGCGCGTGTGCCCGCGGCCGCTGGCGCTGGAGGCGCGCACCACAGACTGGGCACTACCGGCCTCCGTGGGCGAGCGGGTACATGCCAACCCAGCACGCGGTTTCTGGTGTTTGAATCGAGAGCAGCCGCGAGGCCGCCGCTGCTCCAACTACCATGTGCGCTTCCGCTGCCCACTGG AGGCCACGTGGGGAGCATGGGGCGCGTGGGGTCTCTGCTCCAAGAGCTGCGGTCCAGGTCGTCGCCTGCGCCGCCGCAGCTGTCAAAGCTCGTCTGGGGATACGTGTCCCGGGAGCCCCCAGGAGGCACAGAAGTGTGTGAGGTCCCGTTGCCCAG GGTGTAGCTCTGACACCTGTGGGTGCCCTGACCACATCCTCTTGGGCTCAGTGGTCACCCAATCTGGGCGACAGCTGCCAGGAGCCAGGGTCTTCCTTCGAGCCCGACCTGGCATAGTAGCCACCAGTGACACCCATGGAACCTTCCGGGTGCCTGGAGTCTGTGCTGGCAGCCAGGCCAATGTCAGTGCCCAGATGAATGGCTTCTCTGCTGGTACAGCCCAGGCCCATGCCAACAGCTCCAACTCAGCCATGGTCACCATCGTCCTTAAAGAGTTAG GAAAGCCATACCTGTTAAAGCACCCTGAGTCCCAAGTGCAAGAGGTGGGCCAGAAGGTGACCTTCTGCTGCAAGGCTTCGGGGACCCCCATGCCTAAGAAATATTCCTG GTTCCACAACGGGACCCTGCTGGACCAGCGACAGCACGGGTCTGGGCCGCATCTGGAGCTCCGGGGACTTCGTAAGGACCAGGCAGGGGAGTACCACTGCAAGGCCTGGAACGAGGCTGGCACCGTGCGCTCCCGCGCGGCCCAGCTCACTGTGCTGG CTCCCGGCCAGCCGGCCTGCGACCCCCGACCTCAGGAACACTTGATCAAGCTTCCGGACGACTGTGGCCAGTCCAGCGACAGCCCCGCATACCTAGACGTGGGCCTGTGCGCGGACACGCGCTGCCCGGGCCCCTTGGGCTCCACCCCCCGCTGTGGGGACGCAGGCTCTCGCTGCTGTTCAGTGCTGCGCCTGGAGAGCAGGGAAATCCGCTGCTCCGGCTACGTGCTCCCGGTGAAGGTGGTGGCCGAGTGTGGCTGTCGCAAGTGCACGCCCCGTCGGGGGCTGGTGAGGGGCCGCGTGGTGGCTGCGGACTCTGGGGAGCCCCTGCGCTTCGCCAACATCCTGCTGGGCCTCGCTCCCATTGGCTTTACCTCCTACCAGGGCGACTTCACCATCGAGGTGCCGCCGGCCACCGAGCGCCTCGTGGTGACCTTCGTGGACCCCAGTGGCGAGTTCGTGGACAGCGTCCGCGTGCTGCCCTTCGACCCCCGCGGCGCCGGCGTGTACCTCGAGGTTCGTGCGCTGCGCAAGGCGGCCGCAGTGCTGCTGGACGCGGGGCGCGGCGGTGCAATCCCTCTGGGCggcagggaggaggaggcggcggcacCAGCTCTAGGCGAGTTGGTCTTGCCGCCCGGGACCTTCCGCTACCCAGACGGCCGTCCCTACGTCGGACCAGTAGAGGCGCGTGTCACCTTCGTGGACCCTCGTGACCTGGCGTCGGCATCCGCGGCGTCCAGCGACCTGCGCTTCCTGGACAGCTCCGGCGAGCTGGCGCCACTGCGCACCTACGGCATGTTCGCGGTGGACCTGCGCGCGCCTGGCTCCGCGGAGCAGCTGCACGCGGAGCGCGCCGCCGTGCGCGTGGATGCCGAACACGTGCGCATGCCGGGCCACGCCGAGGCTCTGGCGCTCTGGTCGCTGGAGCCGGAGACCGGCctgtgggaggtggagggggcTGAGCCTGGGGGAGGCGGCTTCCGGCGCGAGGAGGTGGCAGCGCGCGTGCGCAGGGAGGAGCGCGCGTTCCTCGTGGGCGCGCTGACCGTGCGCGAGCGCCGCCTCTTCAACCTGGACGTGCCTGAGCGGCGCCGCTGCTTCGTGAAGGTCCGCGCCTACGGCACCGACCGCTTCGCGCCCGCCGAGCAGGTGCAGGGCGTGGTGGTGACGCTGCTCAACCTGGAGCCCGCGCCCGGCTTCACGGGCAACCCTCGCGCGTGGGGCCGCTTCGACAGCGCAGTCACCGGGCCCAACGGCGCGTGCGTGCCCGCCTTCTGCGATGCCGAGCGGCCCGACGCCTACACGGCTTTGGTGACCGCGACTCTGGGCGGCGAGGAGCTGGAGGCCGCGCCGTCGCGGCCACGCGCGTCCGCAGCCACCGTGGGCGTAGCGCAGCCCTACTTGGAGCGCCTCGGCTACCAGCGCACAGACCACGACGACCCAGCGTTCAAGCGCACCGGCTTCCGCTTGAACCTTGCGCGCCCACGCGCGGGCCGCGAGTCCGAGGCGCGCGGGCCCGTGTATCCGTGGCGCCGCCTGCGCGACTGTGAGGACGCGCCGGTCTCCGACAGCCACTTCCGATTCTCGCGCGTGGAGGCAGACAAGTACGAGTACGACGTGGTGCCGTTCCGCGAGGGGGCACCTGCCTCGTGGACCGGAGACCTGCTGGCCTGGTGGCCCAACCCGCAGGAGTTCCGCGCGTGCTTCCTGAAGGTGCGACTGCAGGGCCCGCAGGAGTACATGGTGCGCTCGCACAACGCGGGCGGCACCCACGACGCCACGCGCGGTCGCCTCTACGGCCTTCGCGACACCCGCAGCGTGCGCCACCCCGAGCGCCCCGGCGCCTCGGCCGCCTGTGTGGAGTTCAAGTGCGGCGGCATGCTGTTCGATCAGCGCCGGGTGGACAGGACGCTGGTGACTGTGACCCCGCAAGGCAGCTGCCGCCGCGTGGCCGTCAACACGCTCCTGCAGGACTACCTAGCCCGGCACCCGCCGCTCGCTCCCGACGGCGACGACCTCACCGCCTTCGCTATGCTCGCTCCACTCGACGCGCTGGGCCACAACTATGGCGTCTATACGGTCACTGACCAGAGCCCACGGCTGGCCAAGGAGATAGCCATCGGCCGCTGCTTCGACGGCTCCTCCGACGGCTTCTCCCGGGAGATGAAGGCAGATGCGGGCACAGCTGTCACCTTCCAGTGCCGTGAGCCCCCcgccaggcccagtctcttccAGCGGCTGCTGGAGAACCCGGAATCAGCACTGGGTGACATCCGTAGGGAGATGGGTCAGGCCACCCGCGATTCCCGGGTTGCCCAGACCCAAGCCAGAGATAACCCCTTCGGCGTGCGCCCCGGACAGTGA